AAGAAAACTAGTTAATACATAGTCTTAACCTAGTGTTTTTTATAGCCAAACCttgcattattattgttattactattgttgttattattagccatctatggcatagtgttgccctCATGCAACAAACCAAATTTATGTTTATTTCATCTTtttatactttactttatttacttatctTTCATATAATGTTACATGGTATATCCATATCCAGTACAATGAGGTGTATAAGTTGGTCATAAAAAATCTATGTATATGTACAGAAGTATATTTGGCTGTATAAATATTCTATTACTAAATTCTTACATTCTTGTTATAAACGTACAAAaagatagtgtttttttttcgttGCCTTGTGCAGTTAGACCACTCTTATTAGATTAGTAAAAATGCATCAGTGATCTTCATCTCTGGTCCCACAGATCTCTCCCTACCTTGCATGTTTTGGGTGCTTCCTTGCACTAAaactgactaaaataaaataaaaataaaatattatcaaaaGAAGTCAAATCTAAAATCTAATGTTTGCTATATCCACAGGGACTCTGAAAattccaatatatatatttttttcataccagagggtattatagtatagtattatatTTCTGTTTCGAGGGAAAGGAGTCACTCCAGCAGTGTTTGTGTCCAGCATACAGACTCGATTTACGAGAAATTCAGGACGAGAAAGAGAGCCCTTCTGCCATGAATGAGGAATTGGGTCATTCACAATAAACTGGAGGAGCTCATTCACATGCACTGCCTCTCCAAAAGCCAGAGAGCGATCGAAGTGTTGCCTGTATCAGGTGTACATGATCGGCAGTGCAGCAGTTAACTAAAGATAAAGTTTCGATTGCATGCCAGTTAATCTGTCTGGATAGCTATATAGCATTAAGCAGGATAGAAGAGGAGATAGCTAGCCTACACTGCAAGGCATCCACACATTCACTCTGTTCATTGTTGTCCTCCCATTTCTGTTTATTACCCTGCTAAAAGATCCAACTCAACACCAGCTggtcattcagaaaaaaacacactctatgctggtcaagagctagttaatTAACGAGCTAAACTACCAGCCTTTTTTTATGACAAACTAGTCTTGACATTGGTTGTCAGTCCTAATTATTGCTAAATAATTGCTATAAATTCAATTCCACATCATCTCAGATGTCTCAAGTTTTCCATCAGAGATTACCACGAGCTGGCGCCAGCTCCTCTGACATGTGCAGCAGTGCAAAGCCTAACATATGtactttttttctccttttccccTCATTCAGCTGCATTCCTCACCCATTGAGCCATTATTGCTTCTGGATGTTGAGGAGGCAGTGGAGCTCTGGGTTTTGTGTTGCTGCCCCCCGCTGCACGCGCGCCCTGGCTGGGACGGCTCCTCGGCCCTGGACCCTGAGCCCCAGCAGCGGCTGGGCGGGACAGGGCGCAGGCAGAGCGCCATGGTAACGCACAGCAGGTTTGACGGCGCCATGAGCAGCAGCCCCTACCAAGGCGGAGTGCGCCTGTCCCCCCACCGCTTCAAGACCTTCAGCTCCGGGGCACAGTACGAGATGGTGCTGGCGGCCGTGCACAAACTGAAGGAGAGTGGCTTCTACTGGAACGCCGTGAGTGGCAAGGAGGCCAGCTCCCTGCTGAGCGAGCAGCCCCCAGGCACCTTCCTGGTACGAGACAGCTCGGACCACCACCACTTCTTCACCCTGAGTGTGAAGACGGCCACGGGCACCAAGAACTTGCGCATCCAGTGCGATGCCTGCTCCTTCTTCCTGCAGACAGACCCCCGGAGCTCGCAGGCTGTGCCACGGTTTGATTGTGTCTTGAAACTCATACATCATTACATGCCCTGTGCTCGAGGAACAGACGCAACCACATCTGCAGTCCAGGCTGAAGGGGAAAGCGTTGATTGCAGCAGTGGAGTGGATGGGAGTGCATACTACATCTACTCTGGAGAGGAGAAGATTCCTTTGCAGCTGCTCCGGCCCTTGGCCTCCGGCATGTCCAGCCTGCAGCACCTCTGCCGCAGGACACTTAACGGACACATAGATGTATCTGCTAAGCGCGATCAGCTGCCTCAGACGCTTCAAGAGTTCCTCCAGGACTATGATGCACCCATCTAAATAGCCAGCGCGTGCTGCTGCAGACCATATGTGCAGAACTGTGAGGGCAATGATGGAATAGACCAGCAAAAGCCCATGAAAAGATCATGGAGAGCATTTGAGCAGTGCTAAAAGCCCTAGAGTTTAATAATAAGGGTGTAAGTACATTGCTCCAAAAAGCTCTTGGCATCTATCAGTATTGCAGGCCGGCCGTGGCCTACTGTGCCTTTGACCTCTGTAGTGTAAACTGTGGGCATTGGGTTGCTGTGTGTGATGGACACACGGACAGCACAAGTGTGTATGAACTGTTGAACTGACAGCAGAGGAGTCATGGACATGAGTGAAAACAGATTGTACGGTCGTCGTCTTATAGCCCCCAGCGTTTTTTGTTCTCAGATTGGTTTTGGAAACTCATACCCTGTTGAAGATCAATGTGACAGGATGGGTAGTACAAGAGTTAAGTGTGCTGCTATGGCTGAGTTCCAGCCTTCTGCCATAGGAAAAGCTCCCGCACACCTTTTCATCCCTCGTTAACATTTTGACTCTGCTAGAAGCAGACCTCTGGCTGTCTGTGTTTGAGGGAATGCACAGAGCCGGGTGTTTGCAATGACATATACGTTTCCACTGGGGTTTGCCAAGCATAATCGCCTCATGAGTAGGCACGGTGAAGTGAACACAACTACTACTCACTACAGACACCGCTGTGTCAACAGTGGCCACTACGTGGGGTCACAACACAAGACTGATGTTTCAAAATGCATCAATATCGAAGGATCAAAGCAGACAGGAGAGGCCTGTTACAACAGGCGATTTCAGCCTCTTACCTTACACTTCTCTCTGAAGGAAAACTCGGTGGACTGTTGTAACTTTGTTTTCGACAGGAACCAAGGTAAACATTTTTTAGTTTTGCTGGAAAATGGCAGACAATTCTAGAACAACACGCTGCTGTTGAAATTATAATACAACACAAACTTCCAAGAGCTGACAGTTCACATACTGTGAAGCAGAGCCAAGCACAGTATGCAAGACGCTTACTTACAGGTCCTGGAGTTTGACATGGAGGATTGTGTTCCTCTAAAAGCAGAGGCGTTCGTTCTGTACTGTATGTGCTAAGAAGTAATCAGACTTGCCTCATAACCCTCATCCAATAACAATGACGTAGTGTTTCTTTCAGCAGGACATGCTCTCTACAATTAAATGAATGTATTGTGAGTCAATGTAAGGGCTTATGGTTCCCCTTGTAGTTCTTGCTTTTTTTGTACTTTGTCCAACAGCGACAATGTTTACATGTGTCACCACAAGAGGACAACATGTTTTGTACTCTGTCTTTTATAAAGATGCGGGATCTTAAGGTCTAGTCTAATGACCTACAGTGCAAGCTTGAATATCTGAAAACAAAGGCATTACAATAAAAAATGCAGCAAGGAACTTtgcacatatttatatttataaagtatttcAATAATTTATATTAAAGAGTACTATTTTTACAAAATCGATCTTGCTGTGTGCTTTCACTTCTTGAGAAAATGTGTTCTCTTTACAAATACCACATCCGTCCATGTACAGTTTAACActtgtgcttttttttcttgttagaGCATTCTGTGAAGAAAACAGAGATTTCCCCTGTTActgcacacatacatatacacacacacacacacatacaaacacatgctGATGGAAATACCACAGCTACCCTCCCTCTCATAAACAAAGAACTGCCTCCTTCATATTTTGTGCGTGTGTGCGTTCTCACAGGATGTCACCTTTTGCATTTTCTTCAGCTCAAAGCCAAAGTGCATCTAAGCTCACCTAAGAGCTTTAATAACTTCCTTTATAGCTTTTCCCCCACATCGTAACAGACTAATTTTACTAAATGTATCCTAGTGCAACAGTTCACATAAAAAATGTCTTCAACTTCTAAAACCTTATGTCTCCAATTTGCCATTTTCACTCTtagacataatgtgaatctggcatctgcagctttttttttacattgtgtgcaAATTACATGATCTAAAGTActtggaattatttttttttacattgactcccaGTTAAAACTCTAAAGTTGTTTTTCCCTTCTACTGTAAAGTGGCTGTTTGGAGAGGCAAGGATTTAGTGTGACTGGATCCCCTGCTGTTTTTAAACTCTGCAGACCTTTTCCCTGCCCTAAAGACCTGACTCCTAGCTCTTAATGCTGCATCATTGATTACTTACTTGCTGATCGATTATTTTGCACTGTAAGTAAAAGCTGTTATCAGATGTCTTGGTTCTTATAATTGTAATTAACACACTGTGAAAGTAGTCGCTAATGAAGCAGCACTTAATGGGAAAGAGAAAATGGAATGAATAGTCTTGATTAGAGTCCCAAGTCCAGCTGGATGCATGGTATGGCAGGACTTCAGGATCTCTGTGAGCAGTtctaaaccttttttattttagcagtttCTTTCAAATAACTGAGACACAGATAGCAATTATTACTATGCCATCATAGAGCATTGTTTTTGAAGGGATTAGATCAATAGAGTAATTAATTAGGTTGTTTTGTTTGCAGTCTCAGTTTACCCACTCAATCGTTAAGGCATTATCCTCTGAGTAAGACTTAGTAATAAAGTAACAGGAAGAAGAATTCTAAGAGCACTGATTTGATTATTAcagcaatgcagcatcagcacaAATCTCAAGTCTATCAGAGTGCTTTAGAGATTTCATTGTGACGATTTGAATTGAGTATTATCTAAGGCAGCAGGTGTTTATTTGCATGGCATTATCATTTTGTGCTTATTtgcatcacattttattttattttacatatgacACTGAAATCAATTAATTTGCTTGAAATGAAAGTGGCTAGCAGTATCTACTTTGTTGGGCATTACGTCTTTATGTATATATGGGTAGAAAAGTAGGAAAAGTCTGATAATATTGAACATTAAACTCAAAACAATGCAAAGtgtataacaatatataataGAAACAGTCCATCAACTCTCAATACATTTCTATTAAAGTAGATCATTATAGATGTACACTGTACCGAATGTTGACATAGATGTGCCAGTGCATTTTTGccccatgtctaatgccaggccaGGGTTAGAGGAATATAAAGCCCTCAGCACTGTTCACTGAAATAATGATCTTCCATCCAGTCCTTTTAAGAGGGTGAGTTGAGACGTTGGGGATGAGGTGATGATCATGCTTGGAAATATGATAGAAAGACTTCACTGGACACTAGAGACAGTTACATTAACTCTTGATAACAGAAGAACAATGAATGAGCAAgagtcccaatacttctgtctatACATATTCAATTGTAGACACCTGCTCATCTaacttttaaaatgaaatttGGGTTGGTATAATGCTGAACTAGAAACAGCCCCTTATATCCTGTGAAAACTTTACTTTGCTGcaagtatttgattgcattcagacacTAGAGCATTAATGATGTCAGTTACTGATGTCACATGATTAGTTCTGTGTTCCAAAAGTATTTAATGAAAATCTATCTTTTCAGAGAATGCAGTTCCACTGTCTAACTGCCCAATGCTAAGGGGATTTATACCCTTCTAGTCAACACTTGGATTTGCACTCGTGTGGATGATCCAGTGCATCCCAATATATTGCAAATACATTTCTATAGATCTATTTCTAATgcaagtatttttatatattgtgcaCTTAATAAGAAACACAGCTCAATCAGAAATGTATCAAGCTTATAAGTATGTTACGTTGGTTAAAATACTAATAGGGCACTTTTATAAATACtagtataaaaatgtaaatttatattggcccatttatatattttaaatgtaagacACTGTAAAAGGATAGCATTAAATATAAAGAAGATCATATGAGCATTGAGTGCTAATAAGGAGTTATGTCTTTTGGACAATAAGGCTAGCACTTAGACAGCTGTACCTAAGGAGCTACTGTGAAGCTTTCTATCTACTTCTTATGTTAAAACATTAGTTAATTGGCTAACCAATCTAATGATAAAAGGTAACATCAactatttatctatccatccaacgTCCCCGTCCCCCCCCAGACACCTCGTCTATAACATAGAGCAATGCTCATTTCTGTAAACTGTAAACTTTAATATTAACCAAAACTACATCACAACACCCACCACACAAATCAACTGAATCAACTAATCTTTAAGTACAATAATGACATAAACCAAAACCCTGAAAAAAATCAATGAATTGGCCAATCAATGAAAGTCTATCACAAGAAAAAAGTTGTATTCATTAAAAGAATAGTTGCGGTATTGTGATTTTATCACACATAAAGGGTTCCCTGGCTGTGATCAAAATAAGTTCACGGTGTAGTGgtaatgtattgtgttttttttaggaaCTGTAAAAGGTATAGTCTGAGTAAACAGCCATGTTACACATTTACACAACCTCGTTCCACAGGCTGTGACTAGTTCAGtgtttttactgattttaatCTGCTGCACATAGTAAAATAGTGATATCATGATAGAATAAATAAAGCACAAGGATTTCTTTCTTGTTGGATgcacagttgttgttttttttcattcaagCAAGCACATTTAGCTTATTCAGCGTGCAgcttgcattattaatattatactattatcCAAATAGTAATTTATACATGCATTTGTGTTCAAAATTAGGCATTTCTGACACTGCTGCGAAGTTCCAGTTTTGATAAGTCACAATTAGTGCATATCAACAGTGTCAGTGTGGTGACGCATTATTTCTCTTAAATTCTGCAGAATCACCAGTGGTTCTTGCCTTTTTCACCGCATTGGTGTAACTTTTGAACAGCTCAGCCAGTTTGCACTGCTCTGCATGTAGTTAATGAATAGTAATCCCTAGGGTGTAATAAAAGTCACTGAGCATAAGGGATTAATAGTGGAATAAAAGGTGTAAACTACAGAAATGGGATTCATTAGTGAGTCTGCAGGAAGAGGCTAACTCCCTCGGGtttaattattagtattagtatgaaGGTGCGTGTGTGAAAGTATTATGTGTGTATTATGGCTGCTGTGGTCATATGTCTAAGACAAAGACAAATAAACGTATTTAAAACCCAGAAAAGAGCTTGAGCACGCCTGGAGCGAAAAATGAGAAAAGGaaagatttttgtgttttctgcCCGAGCATTGTGGGTAAATTCCATGCTCATTAGTACCAGACATCCAAACAGAAGCcatggtgtgtttttgtgtgagagtgtgtggagGGGCCAGGCTTTGGTACACAGGGTAGAGAGGTGGACTCTGTGGCTGGTTTAtattacaggaaatgtttggcaAAGgaggcaggcacacacacacacacacacacactatgattGCTTCTCACAGCTCCACTATCTCTCAAAGTATTCCTGTCATGCCATTTGGGAAATCTCCACCTTTTGCACTTTTCTTAGGCCCCTCCTCCCCTCCATCCATCTTCTCCAAGGTCCAGAAACAAAAGCTGATGTCAGTGAGTCCACAGCTTAAACAGTCAGAGCCAACGCCCGCCAAACACAAAGCCCTAGGGCCACGGAGTTCCCGACaccccccgcccccacccgccTCGCAAATACAGTATGGCTTTTGTGTACACTAAATAtgacacactcacgcacacaaaaGCCACAGAAGATGGTTTCCTTCACATGTGACACAAGACACCCGCTGCAGTctgcagagagggagagatagcagGAGCTCCGTGCAGGAAGTTCACATTTCCCAGCCATCCACAGCTATCAAGGTGACAATCAGGGGTTTCCTGTAAATCATCTCTCCATCTTTTGCGCTTCATAGTTTTGATGGGCTTTCTGGAAACCATAATAGTGGGTCGTAGATTATCACCGACTGCAGAATGCAGCACTCTCCTGAGCTTGCACTGCAAGCACACTTTTAGAATTTGTTTATGTTTCTGCAAGAGTGTTCGTGACACGCTCAGGAAAATAACACTACAGCAGGAACATAAGCAAAAATTATCGAGCCAACTCAAGTGTGTGTCGTGCACTGTACTCTACAGTTTACTATTAAGGTTAATTAGAGTAAAACCTCTAGAATAATGGAGAGCTACCTGTGGTGgagaaaatgtttaaatcatgTGTATGGAGTTATGGTGgagacattatatattatatgggtAAATTATACAGAAGAGACATAAATATTAATCAAGTTTaagcatatttatatatat
This genomic stretch from Astyanax mexicanus isolate ESR-SI-001 chromosome 15, AstMex3_surface, whole genome shotgun sequence harbors:
- the socs3b gene encoding suppressor of cytokine signaling 3b, with translation MVTHSRFDGAMSSSPYQGGVRLSPHRFKTFSSGAQYEMVLAAVHKLKESGFYWNAVSGKEASSLLSEQPPGTFLVRDSSDHHHFFTLSVKTATGTKNLRIQCDACSFFLQTDPRSSQAVPRFDCVLKLIHHYMPCARGTDATTSAVQAEGESVDCSSGVDGSAYYIYSGEEKIPLQLLRPLASGMSSLQHLCRRTLNGHIDVSAKRDQLPQTLQEFLQDYDAPI